A part of Myxococcales bacterium genomic DNA contains:
- a CDS encoding pyridoxine 5'-phosphate synthase — translation MTKLSVNVNKFATLRNARGGNNPDVLKMVLLIESLGVDGITVHPRPDERHIKKSDVYLLKNNLKTEFNIEGYPSKDFIALVNEIRPEQVTLVPDPPHVITSNAGFKLQEDFLKVKHAVASIKPSGARVSLFIEPLDFKHRSLDIIKETGADRVELYTERYASSPKDSHVLEDYYRMAHGVKKLGMGINAGHDLDLDNLGALLDAIPIIDEVSIGHALVCDALIMGIKETISKYLAIAHKARS, via the coding sequence ATGACTAAATTAAGCGTCAATGTAAATAAATTTGCCACCTTGAGAAATGCTCGTGGAGGAAATAATCCTGACGTGCTTAAAATGGTTTTATTGATCGAGAGTTTGGGAGTGGATGGTATTACTGTCCATCCAAGGCCGGATGAGCGTCATATAAAAAAATCCGATGTCTATCTTTTAAAGAATAATCTTAAGACGGAATTTAATATCGAGGGCTATCCATCAAAAGATTTTATAGCCTTGGTTAATGAAATCAGACCCGAGCAGGTTACGCTCGTTCCTGATCCACCGCATGTTATTACTTCAAATGCGGGCTTTAAACTTCAGGAAGATTTTTTGAAGGTCAAGCACGCTGTTGCCTCAATAAAGCCCAGCGGTGCTCGCGTATCTCTTTTTATCGAACCGCTTGATTTTAAACATCGCTCTTTAGACATAATCAAAGAGACCGGTGCTGATAGAGTAGAGCTTTATACAGAGCGTTATGCTTCATCGCCAAAAGATAGCCACGTCCTCGAAGATTATTATCGGATGGCGCATGGCGTTAAGAAACTTGGTATGGGTATTAATGCTGGGCACGATCTCGATTTAGATAATTTGGGAGCACTGCTTGATGCCATTCCTATTATTGACGAAGTATCCATTGGGCATGCATTGGTGTGCGATGCTTTGATCATGGGGATAAAAGAAACTATTTCCAAGTATTTAGCGATCGCTCATAAAGCGCGCAGCTAA